A single region of the Sphingobium sp. EP60837 genome encodes:
- a CDS encoding MFS transporter, with amino-acid sequence MYVPPARPVDARRLLLAGAIGLTLWLGATFLWHVTYRQGISLAVILFLDQDFPALLGGLLLLTLAAPFAEGMGLRLPAPRARVIVPLILLFGLIAWAGHYWLFQNYSISRDEEVARFAAAYMREGLFARPIPAEWEAYRRAIMPEFFSPFGAADYWTAAYLPVNSAIQALFWQLGDPNLAGPALLMAGLFALWRVALHLFPTRRDAVWVTMLLGLSSAQLWVTAMTPYAMTGHFALNMIWLALVLRGGVIGHVSAGAVAVLAAGLHQWHFPPIFIAPFILWMLLARRWTAAAFHIVVLAAIVIVWAKLWPGFLVQSLGPAADVRPSAGVADKVGSLFERLGDRWQPLVNLSRFVAWNNILMVPLATLGVFAMRWRSALRGQEIALPLALGCFAGCALALAQGYGWGFRYAHGFIGPFCLLAGLGWARFRPAAMRSLYLGVVITLVMSAFLVWRTHVFVAPYAASHRMIDASKADVVLVDPRGGLYVTDLVRGRDGVPGRPMVMNLGMLTLNQVDELCEHYVVELFDRAEFRPLGVPLARWNLGRMDALRAHMKAEGCDKPVLPPLPETIEDAFNASGDVL; translated from the coding sequence ATGTACGTTCCGCCCGCCCGGCCTGTCGATGCCCGCCGTCTGTTGCTGGCGGGCGCAATCGGCCTGACATTATGGCTGGGCGCGACATTCTTGTGGCACGTTACCTATCGTCAGGGCATCAGCCTTGCCGTCATCCTTTTTCTGGATCAGGATTTCCCCGCGCTTTTGGGCGGGCTTCTGCTGTTGACGCTCGCTGCGCCTTTTGCCGAAGGGATGGGCCTGCGCCTGCCCGCGCCACGCGCCCGGGTTATCGTGCCGCTGATCCTTTTGTTCGGGCTGATCGCCTGGGCCGGGCATTATTGGCTGTTTCAGAATTATTCGATCTCGCGGGATGAAGAGGTCGCCCGCTTTGCCGCCGCTTATATGCGCGAAGGTCTGTTCGCCCGGCCCATACCGGCGGAGTGGGAAGCCTATCGCCGCGCGATCATGCCAGAGTTTTTCTCGCCCTTCGGCGCGGCTGATTACTGGACGGCCGCATATCTGCCAGTGAACAGCGCGATCCAGGCGCTTTTCTGGCAGTTGGGAGATCCAAATCTTGCGGGTCCGGCGCTGCTGATGGCTGGCTTGTTCGCGCTGTGGCGCGTGGCGCTGCATCTTTTTCCCACTCGGCGCGACGCGGTATGGGTAACGATGCTGCTGGGCCTGTCTTCCGCACAGCTTTGGGTCACGGCGATGACCCCCTATGCCATGACCGGGCATTTCGCACTCAACATGATCTGGCTGGCGCTGGTCCTGCGCGGCGGAGTCATTGGTCATGTCAGCGCCGGGGCCGTGGCGGTGTTGGCGGCTGGGCTGCATCAATGGCACTTCCCCCCGATCTTCATTGCGCCTTTCATCCTTTGGATGCTGCTTGCCCGGCGCTGGACGGCTGCGGCGTTCCATATCGTCGTCCTCGCCGCCATCGTGATTGTATGGGCCAAGCTGTGGCCCGGATTTCTGGTGCAATCGCTTGGCCCGGCCGCCGATGTCCGTCCGTCGGCGGGCGTTGCGGACAAAGTCGGCAGCCTGTTCGAGCGGCTGGGTGATCGATGGCAGCCGCTGGTCAACCTCAGCCGCTTCGTCGCCTGGAACAATATCCTGATGGTGCCGTTGGCGACGCTCGGCGTCTTCGCGATGCGCTGGCGCAGTGCTTTAAGGGGGCAGGAAATCGCCCTGCCGCTGGCGCTCGGCTGTTTCGCGGGTTGTGCATTGGCTCTGGCGCAGGGCTATGGCTGGGGCTTTCGCTACGCCCATGGTTTTATCGGTCCCTTCTGCCTGCTGGCAGGGCTGGGATGGGCGCGCTTCCGTCCGGCGGCGATGCGGTCGCTCTATCTTGGCGTGGTGATCACTCTAGTCATGAGTGCGTTTCTCGTCTGGCGCACGCATGTTTTCGTTGCGCCCTATGCCGCCAGCCATCGCATGATCGACGCTTCCAAGGCCGATGTCGTGCTCGTCGATCCGCGCGGCGGACTTTACGTTACCGATCTGGTGCGCGGGCGCGATGGCGTGCCGGGACGGCCAATGGTCATGAACCTTGGCATGCTTACGCTGAATCAGGTCGATGAGCTTTGCGAGCATTATGTGGTCGAACTGTTCGACCGCGCCGAGTTCCGTCCGCTGGGTGTGCCGCTGGCCCGGTGGAACCTGGGCCGCATGGACGCGCTGCGTGCGCATATGAAGGCGGAAGGGTGCGACAAGCCGGTGCTGCCGCCTCTGCCCGAGACGATCGAGGACGCGTTCAATGCCTCGGGCGATGTGCTTTAG